One window of the Acinonyx jubatus isolate Ajub_Pintada_27869175 chromosome A2, VMU_Ajub_asm_v1.0, whole genome shotgun sequence genome contains the following:
- the SH3GL1 gene encoding endophilin-A2: MSVAGLKKQFYKASQLVSEKVGGAEGTKLDEDFKEMEKKVDVTSKAVTEVLARTIEYLQPNPASRAKLTMLNTVSKIRGQVKNPGYPQSEGLLGECMIRHGKELGGESNFGDALLDAGESMKRLAEVKDSLDIEVKQNFIDPLQNLCDKDLKEIQHHLKKLEGRRLDFDYKKKRQGRIPDEELRQALEKFEESKEVAETSMHNLLETDIEQVSQLSALVDAQLDYHRQAVQILDELADKLKRRMREASSRPKREYKPKPREPFDLGEPEQSNGGFPCATAPKITASSSFRSSEKPIRTPSRSMPPLDQPSCKALYDFEPENAGELGFHEGDVITLTNQIDENWYEGMLHGQSGFFPLSYVEVLVPLPQ, encoded by the exons CTGGTCAGTGAGAAGGTCGGAGGCGCCGAAGGGACCAAGCTCGATGAGGACTTCAAGGAGATGGAGAAG AAGGTGGACGTTACCAGCAAGGCTGTGACAGAAGTGCTGGCCAGAACCATTGAGTACCTGCAGCCCAACCCAG CCTCACGGGCCAAGCTGACGATGCTCAACACGGTGTCCAAGATCCGCGGGCAGGTGAAGAACCCTGGCTACCCGCAGTCAGAGGGCCTGCTGGGCGAGTGCATGATCCGCCACGGCAAGGAGCTGGGCGGCGAGTCCAACTTCG GTGACGCCCTGCTGGATGCAGGGGAGTCCATGAAGCGCCTGGCGGAGGTGAAAGATTCCCTGGACATAGAAGTCAAGCAGAATTTCATCGACCCCTTGCAGAATCTGTGCGACAAAGACCTGAAGGAGATCCAG caccaccTGAAGAAGCTGGAGGGCCGCCGCCTGGACTTCGACTACAAGAAGAAGCGGCAGGGCAGGATCCCCGATGAGGAGCTGCGCCAGGCCCTGGAGAAGTTTGAAGAGTCCAAGGAGGTGGCGGAGACCAGCATGCACAACCTCCTGGAGACGGAT ATCGAGCAGGTGAGCCAGCTCTCTGCGCTGGTGGATGCCCAGCTGGACTACCACCGGCAGGCCGTGCAGATCCTGGACGAGCTGGCCGACAAGCTCAAGCGAAG GATGCGGGAAGCGTCCTCTCGCCCCAAGCGGGAGTACAAGCCCAAGCCCCGGGAGCCCTTCGACCTTGGGGAGCCCGAGCAGTCCAACGGGGGCTTCCCCTGTGCCACGGCCCCCAAGATCACAG CTTCGTCTTCCTTCCGATCTTCTGAGAAGCCCATCCGGACCCCCAGCAGGAGCATGC ccccactggACCAGCCGAGCTGCAAGGCTCTGTACGACTTCGAGCCCGAGAACGCTGGGGAGCTGGGCTTCCACGAGGGTGACGTCATCACGCTGACCAACCAGATCGACGAGAACTGGTACGAGGGCATGCTCCACGGCCAGTCGGGCTTCTTCCCCCTCAGCTACGTGGAGGTGCTGGTGCCCCTGCCTCAGTGA